A stretch of DNA from Gimesia chilikensis:
GAAAGCAGCGGAGTCGCCTCAGACCCGGGCTCCCTTTGATTACGATGAAATCTTCCGCAAGGAGGATGGCAGCTATCGGATATTGCTCAGCTTTCAGAATGATGACAAAGCGGGAATCACACAGATTCCGCAGGTGGGTGATGGTCCCTGTCTCTCGTTTGGACTCTATCTCTCCGGGCTGGGTTACAGTGAACTGGACATGCCTCTGGACGGGAAAGAGGGCCGCCCCACGCTGGCTGAAATGCGTGATGGTCAGCCGCACCATATCGTCGCCACCTATAATGGCTGGACGGGTGAGAAAGCCATTTATATCGACGGCATCATGCGGATGAGCCATCGCTTCCCGGTGGGGACGATGATCATCAGCGGCGGTGCAGCGCCCGCAGTGATCGGAAACCTGATCTCAGCACAATCGGCTACTCTGGTGGGCCGCGAACCGTTCAATGGCGTGATCGACGAAGTCGCTTTCTACGACTATGCCCTCAATGCTGGCACGATCGCGACCCATTTCAGTCTGTTCAAAGCGGGCAAAGACTATTTCGACGGCCAGTTTCTGGACATCCTCCGCCAGGAAAAACAGGAAGATTACCTGTTAATCCACAAGGGACAGAAGATGAAATTCTCCGCGGAGACGGGCAAGCCGGTGCTTTAAGCCGCTGCAACTCTGCCGGGCTCACTCATCCAGTGAGCAACCCTTGGTTTCCTTAATCGTGAGAATGATGCAGAAGGAGATCGCAGCGATGCCGGAGAGGTACCAGGCGATGGCCAGTGGATTGCCGGTTGCTTTGACCAGCCAGGCGGCGACCATCGGGGCGGTCCCCCCGAAGATGGCGAAGGGGATATTATAACTGATGCTGGCGGCACTCACCCGCACACCCCTCCGAAAGAGTTCGGTGATCGTCGCGGGAATGGCGCCGGCAAAGCAGGCGACGAGGACAGCGAAGCCGATCTGGCCGGTGAGGATCATCGCGAAATTGTGATGGTGCATCAGGCGGAGCAGCGCGGGAGAGAGGATCGCGACACCGGCGGAGCCGATGAGCAGCAGTGGTTTGCGTCCAAAGCGGTCGGCGAGTATTGCGGTGATCGGGACCAGCACGGTGAGGGCGGCCATGCTGAGCGTATTAATGTCGAGGGCTTCCGCGCGGGTTTCGCCAACTTCCTCGACCAGCCAGGTCGAGAGGTAGATGAAGACGGTGTAAAAGGTGACTGCGTTCATCATGTTGAGTCCGGCGGACTGCAGCATTTCCGTGCGGTGTTCGGTCCAGGCTTCCTTGAGCGGCGAACTGGGTTCCTGTTCGGCCAGCTCTTCCGCCAGGGGTTGATCGGGAATGCCATGCCGAATGAAATAACCAACAAAGGCGACCAGGACACCAGCGAGGAAAGGAATCCGCCAGCCCCAGCTCTGCAACTGGATGTCGGTCGTGAAACTGTTAATCAGAGCACCAACGGCCGAGCCGAGCAGGATGCCACAAGTCGCGCCGATCATACTCCAGGCACCGAAGAAAGCCCGGCGGTGCGGTGGTGCGTGCTCGACGAGGAACACGAATGAGCTGGTGTATTCGCCGCCGACAGAGACGCCTTGAATCATGCGGAGCAGGATCATCAGGATGGCGGCAGAGATTCCGATTTCGGCATGGGTGGGCAGGAGTCCGACGAGCATCGTGGGGACCGCCATCATCATTACGGACAGGGTGAGCGCTTTCTTGCGGCCGATGCGGTCGCCGATATGTCCGAAGAGGACGGCACCCACCGGTCGCATCAGGAAGCCGGCGGCGAAGGCACCGAAGGCGGCGATCAGCGAGGTGCGGGCGTCTGCGGCGGGAAAGAAGAGTTTGCCGATGGTGGGTGCGAAGAAGCCGTATACGGCAAAGTCGTACCATTCGAGAATGTTCCCGATGAAACCGGCAGCGAGCACGCGCGTTTTGTTGCCTGCGGTTGCCTCTGCATCGATTTCCTGTGCCACGGTCGACATGAACGATTCACCTTCTGTATTGGGGTTGCAGCAATAGCGTTCTCTATCCAGGAATTTCAAACCTTATGAATTTCAGCTGGGGTACGGTTACTCAACAGGCGCTCCAATATTTAAATAGAGATCAGGGTATATATAAAAGTAGCACAGCACAGAAACCTCATCTGGATCGCCGATTGTTGAATAAATCTGACGGACTGCGAGGTGAAACGTGTTACTGGATTCTGCCAGTTCAAATACTGGAAAATAGAGATCATGAATGAGCCACATGCGATCAAATGCCAGGCCTGACTGCTCGCCCTTAAATGCGAAAGGAACCACGATAAAGAACGATGACACATAGACACAGCACCCTGTCAGGATTCCAAGAATTAATTTGCGAATCATAAGGATTGTACCGTGCCAATGAGACCGTGGGCAGTATTTTGAAGCGTCGGTAGTTTATGTGATTCGAATTGGTGGGGGAATATTGATTTCAGGGTCTAGACGCAATGCCTGTTCGAAATTGGTGAGTTGGAATGGTACGTTACCGTTGTGATTTTCTACCACGAAAAGCACGAAAGACACGAAAATTCTGATAGGGACGATCAGGTGTGTTCGGTTGTCGGTGACTGGTAAGTTCGGTTGAATTACCGTCGACCAACGTTTTGGGGCTCAGGGTTGGGGATCTGTTTATCGTTTCGACCTTTTCTCTGTCAGTTTCCTGCTCGCTGCGCTCGGCCCGATTTTAATCGGGCTTACCCGTGATTCTTGAAAGGAAATAGCATTGTGTGAGCAGCGTTGGTCGAACCAACTGTGTAAGTCGGCGGGTTGGTGTGCTGGTTCCGAGTCGCTCGATTGCCCTGGGACCTCTTGTTGCCTGCGGTAATCTCGGATTGTATCCGCGACCGCCCCGCCCCTGGATTTTTTCTTTTTTTGATTGACACATTTGTAGCACTGGCTACAATATCGGAGTATATGTAGCCCTGGCTACATTTTGCCGCTCACTGATTTGTAGCCTTGGCTACTTTTCAAACACGCCTATTCTCCTGCCCTGTAAAGGTTTACCGTAATGAGCTACCCGCCTGCCCGACTGTCCCGCCGGGGTTTTACGTTGATTGAACTGCTGGTGGTGATCGCGATTATTGCCACGTTGATTGCCCTGCTGTTGCCTGCAGTTCAGCAGGCGCGGGAGGCGGCGCGGCGGAGTCAGTGCAAAAATAACCTGAAGCAGCTGGGGCTGGCGTTACACAACTATCACGACACGCATTCCTGTTTTCCCGCGGGTTATTATTCGTATGGAACCAGCGATGGTTCGGGGCCGGGCTGGGCGGAGATTGATGCGAATACCTGGGATGCGGCACCGGGCTGGTCCTGGAGCATGATGCTGCTGCCTTACCTGGACCAGGCGAATGTCTATAACGCTCTAGACGTGAACCAGCCCTGCTGGAACCTGGCGAATGCGGGGGCTGTGCAGACAAAGCTGCCGGTCTTTCTGTGTCCGACCGCTTCGGGCGGTGATGAGCCGTTCCTGGTGCGGGACGGAGCCGGCAGTCCGCTGTTGAAAGGGGGCGCGCAGCTACTGTTCGGTCGGTCGCATTATGTCGCCAGCCACGGTCAGGAATCGTGCTGGGGGGAATGCGGGGCGAGTACGACGGGCGTGATCTTCACGGATATTTACACCAAGACAACCAAAACGGTGACGATTAACGGCGATGCTTCGAAGGTGGCAGATGGACCGTTCTTCCGTAATTCACGCACACGGATGCGGGACGCCACCGATGGTCTCTCGAATACGATTTTCCTGGGCGAACACTCTTCGCGACTGAGTGATAAAACCTGGGTGGGTGTGGTGCCGGGGGCGTTTACGCATCCCCAGTTTTCGACACCCGAAAACGGACCGGACGCCGCGGCGACACTGTCGCTGGTGCATGCGGGACCTTCGGGAGGCGAGCTGGACATCACCGGGTTCCCGATTATCCATCCGGTGAACTTTCCGACATACCATGTGGGGCAGATGTATTCCGAACATGTGGGGGGCGGGCATATCTGTCTGGGCGATGGTTCGGTGCGGTTTGTTTCTGAAAACATTGATCTGCTCCTCTGGGCGTCGCTCTCGAGTCTGAACGAGGGTGAATTGATTGGGGAGTTTTAACATGCCACGTCGAATGTTTTTCTCACTGGTGGTGTTGCTCTGTGGAAGCCTGCTGCTGTCCGGCTGCGGGTATCCGGAGGTTTCGCCGAAGACGTATGAACTTTCCAAGGCCCTGTATTCGGTCTGTAACCAGAAGAGCACCGAGCGGCTGGTCAAAGTGCAAGCGCTGATTCAGAGTTCGCTGGAGCAGGAAGAGATCACCTCGCGGGAGGCGGACTGGTTGAACGAGATAATTAAACAGGCGCAGGAAGGCGAATGGGACGAGGCATTGCGGGAGTCCCGACAGATCATGGAAGATCAGGCGGGGCGGTGAGCTGGTACCGCTCGGGGGGTGAGAGCGGTTCGTGACTGGAATTGTTTACTACCACGAAAAACACGAAAGACACGAAATTTTCTGGTGGGTGTGATTTACCTGTGATGGGTTGAATTACGGGCGGCTTGTGTTTTGTCGCCCAGGGTTGGGACCTGTTGATTCATTCAACCTTACACTGTCAGTTTCCTGCTCGCTGCGCTCGGCTCGAATTGCATTCGGGCTTACCTGGTTATGTGATCGGAATGGTGCTCGCCACCGGTGAGTGGGATCAGCGCTGGAGATTAAACCGGTGGCCAGGTAGCGTTTCTTAATTCGGATGCTATATACCAAAGACGTTTCAACCGGGGCTAACGCCCTGCGGCTAATTTTCTTTTCTGCTGCAGAAGTCCTGAAACAAGAGCAACAGCATACCCTCGGCCACGGTGGATACTTACATAGCTAACGCTGTCGACCTTATGATCACGTAGAAAACTATTAAATAAACGCTACCTAGCGCCGTGCCGCTCAGGGTTGGTTGGTCAACTTTGTTCCTGCGAGGGATTGACCGATCTGGATTCTCGCCAGGCGGGCGGACACGTGGGTCCGCACCTTACGAAGAGGGTTGGTGGGCTGGATCTCAATTGAATCATTGTGCTGTGACCTCCTGTTGTCTGCGGCAATCTCGGATTGCATCTGAGACCACCCGGCGCGCTTTTCATTGATCGCTGCTGGCGATTCTCTCTTTTCACCGGTGTTGAATAATCACTGGTTTTATTTTCTCTGTCCTCGCTGGTGCCGATGCGTAGGATTTCTGTTTGTGCTGTTTTGGGATCGCGTTGCCGGTGCCGGGTCGTGTTTCTGAATTCAGATGGCAGATACCAAAGTCGTTTCAACCGGGGCTAACAGATTGCTCTGGTTGGGAGCGTTTCTGAACTTAGCTTCGATGCGAGGGGAGCATTCTCATGGAAAGAACCTGTTTTGTTTTCTGGATGATGCAATTGCTGTCGGGCATGGTTTTGTTGTCTTGTCATGCTGCTGATTCTGTTGAAGGGCACGGGGGAGTCAAGACAGAATTTTGTCCCAATGTGGCCGGATTTTGTCCTGGTGTGTCCGGGATTTTGTCTCAGTCTGGCCGGGGTTTGTCCGCAAGTGCCCTGCCCTGCGGGCGATTATTTCGCAGGGGTGCGCAGTGTTCCGGTGAAAAGCAGGTGAAGAGTGCGGGGGTTGGTGGTGCAGATGTGAGAGTTGTGCGGGAGATGCAGTGCTCAGAAGACGCGCCTCGCGCGCGAGCCAGATGGGAACCAGGATACGATTTGGAAGGCGTGGTTCAAGGTCAGTCTGTTCAGGCGGTGGTGGATTTTCAGTGGGAGAGGATGCTGGATCGCAGGTGGAGTTCTTTTCTACCACGAAAGGCACGAAAATTCCTGGTAGAGACAATCACCTGTGTTCGATTGTGGGAACTGGTGAAGTTGGTTGAGTTACCGGCGGCTAGCGCCATGCCGCTCAGGGTTGGGGGCCTGCTTCACCATTCGACTTTTGCACTGTCAGTTTCCTGCTCGCTGTGCTCGGCCCGAATTTTTCAGGTTTCACTCCGGCCCCATTCGAATGCGACTCTTGATTGTTCTCTGCCAGGCGGGCGGACACATAGGTCCGCACCCTACAATGAGGGTTGGTGGGCTGGTTCAGGATCCCGAGTTTGTGCTGCGACCTCTTGTTGCCTGCGGCAATCCCGGATTGTATCCGGGCCCCCCCAAGGTACGTAATACAGAAGTTGATCAGCGAGTTTCGGGGCGGAACTGTTTTTGCCAGGCTTTGGGTTTGACGCTGATGTCGGTGTTGTCTTTGTAGGATTTGCGGAGGTCGGTGAGTTGGGTTTTGAGCTTGTTAATCGTGTCCTGGTAAGCGGGATTGCCGTACTGGTTGGTCATCTCCTGGGGGTCGTTCTGCAGATCGTAGAATTCCCATTCGTCGAATTCGTAGAAGCGGATCAGTTTATAGCGGGGAGTGCGGATGCCGAAATGTTTGGCGACTTTGTGGACGCTGGGGAAATCGAAATAGTGGTAGTAGAGGGAATCGCGCCACTCGGGGTTTTCCCCTTTAAGAAGCGGTACGAGCGAACGGCCCTGCATGTCGTCGGGGATGTCGGCACCGGCGATGTCGAGGAAGGTTTCCGCGTAGTCGAGGTTCTGGACCAGGTTGGTGTTGACGGTGCCGGGCTGGGTGACGCCGGGCCATTTGACGATCAGCGGCATGCGGAAGGATTCTTCGTACATCCAGCGTTTGTCGTACCAGCCATGATCGCCGAGGTAGAAGCCCTGGTCGGAGGAGTAGACGATGATGGTGTTTTTATCGAGTCCGGTTTCCTTGAGCCAGGCGAGCATGCGGCCGATGTTTTCGTCGACACCTTTGATGCAGCGGAGGTAGTTCTTAATGTAGCGCTGGTATTTCCAGCGGACGAGATCTTTGCCGGTGAGATTCGCTTTGCGCAGGGCTTCGTTTTTGGGATCGAAGGCAGCGTTCCAGGCTGTGAGCTGTGCGGGTGTCATGAACTGCAGATTGCGGAAGCCGGATTTGTCGAGCGACTTGCCGGCGTTGGGATCCCAGCCTTCCAGCCTGGGACCGAAGTTGTCGTAGACCAGGTTCATGTAGTTTTCGATGGACATCTCGGCGTGCCGGGCCGGGCTGGCGTTGTCTTTCCAGTCATCGAAGAGGGTGCTCGGCTCGGGGATGGTGATGTCGTCGTAGAGATGCAGATGGCGGAGCGCGGGCATCCAGGTGCGGTGGGGCGCCTTGTGCTGGCACATGAGCATGAAGGGTTTGCCGGAGTTGGCGTTCTGCTTGAGCCAGTCGAGTGCCATGTCGGTGACGATGTCGGTGCAGTAGCCTTCGATGCGTTCGCGTCCCTGGGCGGATTTGAATTCGGGATTGTAGTAGTAGCCCTGCCCCGGGAGGATCTTCCAGAAGTCGAAGCCCTGGGGATCGGAGGTGAGGTGCCACTTACCGATCATGGCCGTTTTGTAGCCGGCTTTCTGCAGGAGTTTGGGAAAGGTCTGCTGATCGCCGTTGAAGCGGTTGCCGTTCCGCATGAAGCCATTGATGTGGCTGTGTTTGCCGGTGAGGATGACGGCGCGACTGGGTCCACAGATGGAATTCGTGCAGAAGCTGTTCTGGAAGAGCATGCCTTCGGAGGCGATTTTGTCGATGTTGGGCGTCGGGTTGATCTTTGCCAGCATTCCCTGGTAGGCACCGATGGCGTGAGGCGCATGATCGTCGGTAAAGAGAAACAGGATGTTAGGTCGATCAGCAGCATGAGCCAGCGAAGAGAGAGCAAGACTGCAGAGCAACACGAGCGCGCGAATCATGAAAGCACCTATGGGTTAGATCGGTATCAAAATTATGGAGGCGGGTGTTTTCAGGATAGCGGCTGGCGGGGGCAGATGCCAGTCGATATGCGGCGGGAAGCCGGGAGGGAATTTGTTTGGGAGATTAAGGAAATACGTCAGTCGGCGGGGTCGTCATCCCCCTTGAGGACGATGGCCAGGAACATGGGAATCAGGATGATCAGGCAGAGGCCAAAGAAAATGGCGTAAGCGGGAATGTCGGGAGTAGCGAAGATGAAAATCGTCATTCCGAGCTGGAAGAAGAGGTAGAGGAGGAACGCCAGACTGGCGAGACCAATGCTGATGAAGAGCGTGAGATGCAGAATTCGTTTGCGGCGTTGCATGATGATAGCATTTGAATTGACTCAGGAAGTGACGGTCTCCACAGTTTCCGGTTCGGGCTGGGGAGCGGAGGTTTCTTTGAGCAGTTTGAGGGCTTTGATCAGACGATCCTCGCTGTTGGCATCAGCGGTAAAGAGCACAAGCATCGCCAGAGAAACAGGATCTAATTCCCTGTTGAAAATAAACTGGCCAAGTAAAACCAGGGCGAACAGCCCCATGATGAAGTATTTTCGAATCAGATCTTTCTTCAATGTCTTGAGAAATAGATCAAAAGGCTGTTCCTGAAGCATGATTTGTTTCTCCCGTTTGTAAAATCGGTCTTCGTGCCAAACTATGACGATGAATCGTGCTATTTCTAATTCTATCCATTGAAGCTTCCGATTTACAGGAGAAGTCAAATGTGAGGCGGAGTTTAAGAAATGTCTCCTATTTGGGCTCATCGAGAATACGAACTTTGAGCATCACGTATTGAAAGAGTTTCTGCTGAAATGCAGGAGGGATACAAATGAGTAAGGTCTGTTCGTCTTTCAGACTGGATGTAACAGTAATACTCCTGCGAATGACCCGGGGGATTTGAATGGTCCTTTCTTTTCCAGCGATCTGGGTCGTGTATAAGTTGACATCCACAATCTGGCTCAGCTCGATCAGCCCTCTGAGATTGACTTCGGAACCTTCGTCCGAGATGACGGTCCGGAATGTGAGGTTTCTGCCATCGTCAATGACTTTTATTTTGGGTTTGAGTTCCGCATTTTCATTTTTCTGGAGTCCAATGACAAACGGACGCTGGACGATGTCGGAGACAGAGGCACGTTGCCCGTTAAACACAGTTACCTTGGGTGCATACAGCAGATTGCTGCGCTCATCACTCTGTGCCATGCGAATAAAGTGGGTTTCCTGGGCTTTCGTCAATACAGCGACGCGCACCGGGATAAATTCTTCGACAATCGCACTGGCCTGGACAAGCGGTTCGTTTGAATCTGTCAGACTTTCAAATTGCGTGCGAGATTCGGGCGCAACATCCGCTTCCAGTGCACTCCATGTGAAATTCGACCGGGCAACAATATCAGCAGACAATTCTGCGAAACGGGTTTCCAGCGAGATCTGTCCCAGGCCGCTCTGTTTCCAGGCACGGAGTTGCTGCCCCAGTTCTTCGTGGAGAAAACTGGATGCGTAAACGACGAGCCGATTTTGCTTATCGTACTTTGCATAAGCCTGCTCGGCTGACTTTCCAACGGGCCAATACTTATTGTTTTTTATTTTCAGAAGGAAATCGATGTGTCCCAAGAGGTACTGGCGGGACTGTTCTTTAGAAATCGAGCGTTCCTCAGATATTTTCTCGATCACTTGATCGACTTTAATTTTTTGCGTGTAAAGCGGCTCAAAAGTTGTATTGGATACAGGCTCGGGCAAAGGGAGTTCCGCAGACCAGTTCGGTTGGCGTTCATATCCCCCCTGCTGCTGTTGCTGGACGGTGGAATCATTTACATCCGCCAGCCCGGTCGCAGCGCAGAGGGTGATGACGATGATGACGGCTGTTGTGTGCAGCGGGTGGACTTTTACTGTTGCGCTACGGAGTGCCTTTAGCCGGTTGGCCAGGGACCGTTTGCGGAAGGGGGACTTCAGAAATCCGAGGAGCGAGACGGGGAGGGAGATGCGCCAGCGGGAGCCGGGATCGCGTTGTGCGAGTGTGAGCAGGAGCTCGCTGAACTCGCGGGAAGGATCAGAGTTTGTATCGTGGTCCTGCTGTTCTCGCCAGCGGAGGACCATGGCATCGCGGGACTGTTCGCGGAGGCTGCTGTAACGGGTGGCTGCCAGCCAGTAGAGGGGATTCCACCAGTGGAACAATTTCAAGCCGAACAAAAACCAGTTGACCCATAGGTCCCGCCGCTTAAGATGCGCCAACTCGTGAAACATGATGAGCTCAAGTTGACTGTCGCTCAGCTCTGCGAGATCGGTGGGGAGCAGCAGTTTTGGATGCAGGGCTCCCATGACGGAGGGCTGGGATATGTCGTCTGTAACAATCACCGGAACAGAGCGGCGAAAATAGACCTGCTGACAACAAGTATTCCAGAGTCGCAAAAGTCGTAGATCTGTGGAAATGGGAAGACGATTTATTTTTCGAGTAAACTGCCAATGTGTGACCAGCATCCGCGTGAGAATGAAGAGGGCTCCGATGAACCAGAATGGCGGGAGGATCCGCAGGAACCATTCGAGAAAGGAAATAAGATAATCCAGAAGTGTTTCGGTGAAACTGACTTCAGGGGGTTTGGGTTCCGGGAACTGGATTTGATGCATGGGGGGGACATCTGCCATGGTCGTCGCGTTGGTATCAATCATCGGCCAGGGTTCGGGAGCATAAGCATCACGGGGCGGTTCAGCGGGGGTCGATTCTTCCATGAATTCCACGAACAGATTCGTCAGGCTGTAGGAACTCTCGGGAGCATAACCATAGGGCAGGGCAAGTCGGATGAGGACCAGGGCCCAGAGCAGTCCCATCTGGCCGGCGGTCAGCCATTTTCGTGCGAAGAGGTTGATTAACAAAACGAGACCCGCCAGCAGACCGGCGATCATGGTGGGGATGATTAACAGTTCCAGGATTTGATCGGTAATTTCAACATAGAGATCTGAAGCCAACAGGAATCCATTCATGTTCAACGTTCCTTCTCATCGAGTATGCGGCGGAGTTCTGCGATGTCCTGTGCAGAGAGTTTTGTATGTTGCATGAAGTGAGCGAGGAGCGGGCCGGGTTCACTTTCGAAGACCCGGTCGAGAAAGGCACGGCTGGCCTGTTTGACGCAGGCCGAGCGTTTCGCTCGAGAGCGGTAGACATAGCGGTTGCCCTGCTGTTCGAAGGTGAGTACCTCTTTTTTGACGAGGCGATGCAGCATGGTTTTGATGGTGGCCGGGGCCCAGTCAGTCTGGGCGGACAAGCTGGCGACAATCTCCTGGGCGGTCAGCGGCTGGCCGTCCCAGATGACATTCATCACCTGCCATTCGGCATCGGAAATGGAAACCTGACTCATATTATGTAACTCCTCGAATATCGTTTACACTTGTAATTAACTACATTTGTAAACGGCGTCAAGAGGAAGCCCATTGAAACCAGGCGGGAATGCAGCCCGTGGAATGTCATGCTAATTCGAAAGAGTGAGCCAGTATCAGCTTATGAATTTCGACGTAAAACTGAATTTTTGGAGAAGAAAGGAATCGATGTTTCAGAAACTTTACAGGTGGTGTGCTTGCGAGCAAGGAGTGTCAGGGCAAGCGTTTTTGAGTCGTCTAAAGTGATGAACAATGCGTGAATGTAGGACAAAATGGGAAGTAATGTCGGAGCTCGGGTTGTGGTCAGGGGGGGAATTCACTACAAAAGAGACGTGGAATTAGTCGCTTTCGCGGGAAATTGTAGTCCCGGGAAGCCGTTAGTTGATTGCTTCAACTCGTCCACCCCGTTTCACACAATGTGCTCCCTGAATCAATTCAGCGCAGCTTTGAAAGGTTCTGTTTGAAGTAAACAGATA
This window harbors:
- a CDS encoding MFS transporter, which encodes MSTVAQEIDAEATAGNKTRVLAAGFIGNILEWYDFAVYGFFAPTIGKLFFPAADARTSLIAAFGAFAAGFLMRPVGAVLFGHIGDRIGRKKALTLSVMMMAVPTMLVGLLPTHAEIGISAAILMILLRMIQGVSVGGEYTSSFVFLVEHAPPHRRAFFGAWSMIGATCGILLGSAVGALINSFTTDIQLQSWGWRIPFLAGVLVAFVGYFIRHGIPDQPLAEELAEQEPSSPLKEAWTEHRTEMLQSAGLNMMNAVTFYTVFIYLSTWLVEEVGETRAEALDINTLSMAALTVLVPITAILADRFGRKPLLLIGSAGVAILSPALLRLMHHHNFAMILTGQIGFAVLVACFAGAIPATITELFRRGVRVSAASISYNIPFAIFGGTAPMVAAWLVKATGNPLAIAWYLSGIAAISFCIILTIKETKGCSLDE
- a CDS encoding DUF1559 domain-containing protein; translation: MSYPPARLSRRGFTLIELLVVIAIIATLIALLLPAVQQAREAARRSQCKNNLKQLGLALHNYHDTHSCFPAGYYSYGTSDGSGPGWAEIDANTWDAAPGWSWSMMLLPYLDQANVYNALDVNQPCWNLANAGAVQTKLPVFLCPTASGGDEPFLVRDGAGSPLLKGGAQLLFGRSHYVASHGQESCWGECGASTTGVIFTDIYTKTTKTVTINGDASKVADGPFFRNSRTRMRDATDGLSNTIFLGEHSSRLSDKTWVGVVPGAFTHPQFSTPENGPDAAATLSLVHAGPSGGELDITGFPIIHPVNFPTYHVGQMYSEHVGGGHICLGDGSVRFVSENIDLLLWASLSSLNEGELIGEF
- a CDS encoding sulfatase, which produces MIRALVLLCSLALSSLAHAADRPNILFLFTDDHAPHAIGAYQGMLAKINPTPNIDKIASEGMLFQNSFCTNSICGPSRAVILTGKHSHINGFMRNGNRFNGDQQTFPKLLQKAGYKTAMIGKWHLTSDPQGFDFWKILPGQGYYYNPEFKSAQGRERIEGYCTDIVTDMALDWLKQNANSGKPFMLMCQHKAPHRTWMPALRHLHLYDDITIPEPSTLFDDWKDNASPARHAEMSIENYMNLVYDNFGPRLEGWDPNAGKSLDKSGFRNLQFMTPAQLTAWNAAFDPKNEALRKANLTGKDLVRWKYQRYIKNYLRCIKGVDENIGRMLAWLKETGLDKNTIIVYSSDQGFYLGDHGWYDKRWMYEESFRMPLIVKWPGVTQPGTVNTNLVQNLDYAETFLDIAGADIPDDMQGRSLVPLLKGENPEWRDSLYYHYFDFPSVHKVAKHFGIRTPRYKLIRFYEFDEWEFYDLQNDPQEMTNQYGNPAYQDTINKLKTQLTDLRKSYKDNTDISVKPKAWQKQFRPETR
- a CDS encoding M56 family metallopeptidase; the protein is MNGFLLASDLYVEITDQILELLIIPTMIAGLLAGLVLLINLFARKWLTAGQMGLLWALVLIRLALPYGYAPESSYSLTNLFVEFMEESTPAEPPRDAYAPEPWPMIDTNATTMADVPPMHQIQFPEPKPPEVSFTETLLDYLISFLEWFLRILPPFWFIGALFILTRMLVTHWQFTRKINRLPISTDLRLLRLWNTCCQQVYFRRSVPVIVTDDISQPSVMGALHPKLLLPTDLAELSDSQLELIMFHELAHLKRRDLWVNWFLFGLKLFHWWNPLYWLAATRYSSLREQSRDAMVLRWREQQDHDTNSDPSREFSELLLTLAQRDPGSRWRISLPVSLLGFLKSPFRKRSLANRLKALRSATVKVHPLHTTAVIIVITLCAATGLADVNDSTVQQQQQGGYERQPNWSAELPLPEPVSNTTFEPLYTQKIKVDQVIEKISEERSISKEQSRQYLLGHIDFLLKIKNNKYWPVGKSAEQAYAKYDKQNRLVVYASSFLHEELGQQLRAWKQSGLGQISLETRFAELSADIVARSNFTWSALEADVAPESRTQFESLTDSNEPLVQASAIVEEFIPVRVAVLTKAQETHFIRMAQSDERSNLLYAPKVTVFNGQRASVSDIVQRPFVIGLQKNENAELKPKIKVIDDGRNLTFRTVISDEGSEVNLRGLIELSQIVDVNLYTTQIAGKERTIQIPRVIRRSITVTSSLKDEQTLLICIPPAFQQKLFQYVMLKVRILDEPK
- a CDS encoding BlaI/MecI/CopY family transcriptional regulator, with translation MSQVSISDAEWQVMNVIWDGQPLTAQEIVASLSAQTDWAPATIKTMLHRLVKKEVLTFEQQGNRYVYRSRAKRSACVKQASRAFLDRVFESEPGPLLAHFMQHTKLSAQDIAELRRILDEKER